The following coding sequences are from one Lycium ferocissimum isolate CSIRO_LF1 chromosome 3, AGI_CSIRO_Lferr_CH_V1, whole genome shotgun sequence window:
- the LOC132049676 gene encoding UDP-glycosyltransferase 73C4-like gives MPVLTAQPHIVMFPFMAQGHMIPMIDIARLLAQRGVIITILTTHLNATRFNTVISRAIEAGLKIQVVHLYFPSLEAGLPQGCENFDMLPSMDFGLKFFDATKRLQPQVEEMLQDLKPSPSCIISDMCFPWTTSVAQRFNIPRIVFHGMCCFSLLCLHNLRDWKELEKIESDTEYFQVPGLFDKIELNKGQLGNIAKPRNSDWKEVWYQAKKAEEEAYGIVVNSFEELEQEYVKGLKNAKDKKIWTIGPVSLCNKEKQDKFERGNKASIDEYKCLKWLDTWEQDSVLFVCLGSLSRLSTSQMIELGLGLESSKRPFIWVVRHMSDEFRKWLVEEDFEETVKEKGLLIRGWAPQVLILSHPSIGGFLTHCGWNSSLEGISAGVPMITWPMFAEQFCNERLIVNILKTGVRAGIENQVMFGEEEKLDTQVSRDDIKMVIEVVMGEDMEAQMRRKRAKELGEMARMAMEEKGSSHFNSIQLIQDVTEQAKFLKSI, from the coding sequence ATGCCTGTTCTCACAGCACAGCCACATATAGTGATGTTTCCTTTCATGGCACAGGGCCATATGATCCCTATGATTGACATTGCGCGACTATTGGCACAGCGGGGAGTTATAATAACAATCCTAACTACACACTTAAATGCCACCAGATTCAACACGGTTATCTCTCGTGCAATAGAGGCAGGACTAAAAATTCAGGTTGTTCACCTCTATTTTCCGAGCTTAGAGGCTGGACTACCCCAAGGGTGTGAAAATTTCGACATGCTACCATCTATGGATTTTGGGTTGAAATTCTTCGATGCTACGAAGAGACTTCAACCTCAAGTGGAAGAAATGTTGCAAGACCTTAAACCTTCACCAAGTTGCATAATATCTGACATGTGTTTTCCATGGACAACTAGTGTTGCACAAAGATTTAACATCCCTAGGATTGTTTTTCATGGGATGTGTTGCTTCTCTTTGTTGTGCTTACACAATTTGAGAGATTGGAAGGAGTTAGAGAAGATAGAGTCTGATACAGAGTACTTTCAAGTGCCTGGATTATTTGACAAGATTGAACTAAACAAAGGTCAGCTTGGAAATATTGCCAAGCCACGAAATTCAGATTGGAAAGAAGTATGGTACCAAGCGAAGAAAGCAGAAGAAGAAGCTTATGGGATAGTGGTGAATAGCTTCGAGGAGTTGGAACAAGAATATGTCAAGGGATTGAAGAATGCCAAAGACAAGAAAATTTGGACCATTGGTCCTGTTTCATTATGCAACAAAGAGAAACAAGACAAATTTGAAAGAGGGAACAAGGCTTCAATTGATGAATACAAGTGCCTAAAATGGCTAGACACTTGGGAACAAGACTCTGTACTCTTTGTCTGTCTCGGGAGCCTATCGCGCCTTTCGACGTCTCAAATGATAGAGCTTGGGCTCGGGTTAGAATCCTCAAAACGACCCTTCATTTGGGTTGTTAGGCACATGTCAGATGAGTTCCGAAAATGGCTAGTGGAAGAAGATTTTGAGGAAACAGTTAAGGAAAAAGGACTTTTAATCCGCGGTTGGGCGCCACAAGTACTAATACTATCTCACCCTTCAATCGGAGGATTCTTGACGCACTGTGGATGGAATTCAAGTCTGGAAGGAATATCGGCTGGTGTGCCGATGATCACTTGGCCTATGTTTGCGGAGCAGTTCTGCAATGAGAGGCTAATAGTAAATATACTAAAGACAGGAGTGAGGGCTGGCATAGAGAATCAAGTGATGTTTGGGGAGGAAGAAAAATTGGATACCCAAGTAAGTAGAGATGATATTAAAATGGTCATTGAAGTAGTAATGGGTGAAGATATGGAGGCTcaaatgagaagaaaaagagCTAAAGAACTAGGAGAAATGGCAAGAATGGCTATGGAGGAAAAAGGCTCCTCTCACTTCAACTCTATACAACTGATTCAAGATGTCACAGAGCAAGCAAAGTTTTTAAAATCTATCTAG